The following are encoded in a window of Perca flavescens isolate YP-PL-M2 chromosome 24, PFLA_1.0, whole genome shotgun sequence genomic DNA:
- the lancl1 gene encoding glutathione S-transferase LANCL1, producing the protein MDTRAWRNPYHDYDGNPASTQALFDCQGKLTAEFAQRLSSKISELLAVMENGLKSADPRDCTSYTGWAGIALLYLHLHNVFRDTSLLQRALEYVSRSLKCLTRRHDVTFLCGDAGPLAIAAVVYHRLQRVQETDECINRLLQFHQNVVKGVGGLPDELLYGRMGYLYSLVFINQQLGQDRIPLQYIQQISESVLVSGEQLSRKFRVQNHSPLMFEWYQEQYVGAAHGLAGIYYYLMQPGFVCVEEYVHRLVKPSVDHVCRLKFPTGNYPPCIGDDRDLLVHWCHGSPGVVYMLLQAYKAFGVPQYLEDALQCGEVVWHCGLLKKGYGLCHGAAGNAYTFLALYRLTQDPKHLYRACMFADWCMNYGKHGCRTPDTPFSLFEGMAGTIYFLADILQPMKARFPAFEV; encoded by the exons ATGGACACAAGAGCCTGGAGGAATCCATACCATGACTATGATGGAAACCCTGCGTCCACACAGGCGTTGTTTGACTGTCAAGGAAAG CTCACAGCAGAGTTTGCCCAGCGACTGAGCAGCAAGATCAGTGAGCTTTTAGCGGTCATGGAAAATGGCCTGAAGTCTGCTGACCCAAGAGATTGCACCAGTTACACCGGCTGGGCAG GCATTGCTCTGCTCTACCTGCACCTCCACAACGTGTTCAGGGACACCTCCTTGCTTCAGAGAGCTCTGGAATATGTGAGCCGCAGTCTGAAGTGCTTGACCCGACGCCATGACGTCACCTTCCTATGTGGAGATGCAGGGCCCCTGGCTATCGCTGCTGTGGTCTACCACCGCCTGCAGAGGGTGCAAGAGACTGATGAGTGCATCAACAG ACTGCTGCAGTTTCACCAGAATGTGGTGAAAGGTGTAGGCGGGCTGCCTGATGAGCTGCTCTATGGGCGGATGGGTTACCTCTACTCCCTCGTCTTCATCAACCAGCAGCTTGGGCAAGACAGGATCCCACTGCAGTACATCCAGCAG ATCAGCGAGTCCGTGCTGGTGTCAGGCGAGCAGCTCAGCAGGAAGTTCAGGGTCCAGAACCACAGCCCCCTGATGTTCGAGTGGTACCAGGAGCAGTACGTCGGCGCCGCCCACGGCCTCGCAGGCATCTACTACTACCTCATGCAG CCCGGCTTCGTCTGCGTGGAGGAGTACGTCCACAGGCTGGTGAAGCCCAGCGTCGACCACGTCTGCCGTCTCAAGTTCCCCACAGGCAACTACCCTCCCTGTATCGGAGACGATCGCGACCTGCTGGTGCACTGGTGCCACGGATCCCCAGGGGTGGTCTACATGCTCCTGCAGGCATACAAG GCCTTCGGAGTACCCCAGTACCTGGAGGATGCCCTGCAGTGTGGCGAGGTGGTGTGGCATTGTGGCTTGCTGAAGAAAGGCTACGGGCTGTGTCACGGTGCGGCGGGAAACGCCTACACCTTCCTGGCCCTCTACCGGCTAACGCAGGACCCCAAGCACCTTTACAGAGCCTGCATG tTTGCCGACTGGTGCATGAACTACGGCAAACATGGATGCCGAACACCCGACACTCCCTTCTCCCTTTTTGAAG GCATGGCCGGCACCATCTACTTCTTGGCCGACATTCTGCAGCCAATGAAAGCGAGGTTCCCAGCCTTTGAGGTGTAA